A single region of the Neotabrizicola shimadae genome encodes:
- a CDS encoding flagellin N-terminal helical domain-containing protein has protein sequence MSSILTNTSAMVALQTMKSINAGLNATQSEISTGKTVATARDNAAIWSISKVMEADVQGFKGISDSLALGSSTLAVARQAAETVTDLLTKVKGKIVAAQEANVDRGKIQTDISALRDQISSVVSAAQFNGLNLVDGSQSSVSVLASLDRSGSNVAVSSISVTAHDLSIGAYAAKGVLAGSDGASTNNDTAGFAIDSGGGTGLIVIDDSTDAFAAGDKVSLSIGGKTATYTVTEEDVASTTAADIVAIGLKQAVEGLGIEGLTIDYDSASPGELSFTNDGTNDLTVSAQFSNAGAGGLGALSSIDVSTQAGAQAALGNIESMLQTAISAAADFGSTQGRIDIQGEFVSKLTDSLKAGIGTLVDADMEEASARLQALQVQQQLSTQALSIANQQPQSLLSLFR, from the coding sequence ATGTCTTCCATTCTGACGAACACCAGCGCGATGGTCGCGCTGCAAACCATGAAGTCGATCAACGCCGGGCTGAACGCCACCCAGTCCGAAATCTCGACCGGCAAGACCGTCGCCACCGCGCGCGACAACGCAGCCATCTGGTCGATCTCCAAGGTCATGGAAGCCGATGTGCAGGGCTTCAAGGGCATCTCCGACAGCCTGGCGCTCGGCTCGTCGACGCTCGCCGTGGCCCGGCAGGCCGCGGAGACCGTCACCGACCTCTTGACCAAGGTGAAGGGCAAGATCGTTGCCGCCCAGGAAGCGAACGTTGATCGCGGCAAGATCCAGACGGATATCTCGGCCCTGCGCGACCAGATCTCTTCGGTGGTCAGCGCGGCGCAGTTCAACGGCCTGAACCTTGTCGATGGATCGCAAAGCTCGGTCTCGGTGCTCGCATCGCTCGATCGGTCGGGCTCGAACGTCGCGGTCTCCTCCATCTCGGTCACGGCGCATGACCTGTCCATCGGCGCCTATGCGGCCAAGGGCGTTCTCGCCGGATCGGACGGCGCCTCGACGAACAACGACACGGCGGGCTTCGCCATCGACAGCGGCGGCGGCACGGGCCTGATCGTGATCGATGACAGCACGGATGCCTTCGCTGCAGGCGACAAGGTTTCGCTCTCGATCGGCGGGAAGACCGCGACCTATACCGTGACCGAGGAGGATGTTGCCTCGACCACGGCCGCCGACATCGTGGCCATCGGCCTGAAACAGGCCGTCGAAGGCCTGGGAATCGAAGGTCTGACCATCGATTACGACAGCGCAAGCCCGGGCGAACTGTCCTTCACGAATGACGGCACGAACGACCTGACGGTCAGCGCACAGTTCAGCAACGCCGGGGCGGGCGGGCTTGGCGCTCTGTCGTCGATCGACGTTTCCACCCAGGCCGGCGCGCAGGCCGCGCTCGGCAACATCGAGTCGATGCTGCAGACCGCCATCTCCGCGGCGGCGGACTTCGGCTCGACCCAGGGCCGCATCGACATCCAGGGCGAATTTGTCAGCAAGCTGACGGATTCGCTGAAGGCAGGGATCGGCACGCTCGTCGATGCCGACATGGAGGAGGCGTCGGCGCGCCTGCAGGCGTTGCAGGTGCAGCAGCAGCTGTCGACACAGGCTCTGTCCATCGCGAACCAGCAGCCGCAGTCGCTCCTTTCGCTGTTCCGCTGA
- the flaF gene encoding flagellar biosynthesis regulator FlaF → MTISQLTSAAYAGANPVRAPRTLEYDLLARATQRLTQAWRSRRTDFPGLVSALAENQQLWSALAVDVAGAGNGLPPSLRAQLFYLYEFTSHQSRQILDGKAGVDALIDINTAVMRGLRGDAGGSNAG, encoded by the coding sequence GTGACCATCAGCCAACTCACCAGCGCAGCCTATGCCGGCGCCAACCCCGTGCGCGCCCCCAGAACACTGGAGTACGACCTGCTGGCGCGCGCGACTCAGCGCCTGACACAGGCCTGGCGCAGCAGACGAACGGACTTTCCCGGCCTCGTCTCGGCACTTGCCGAAAACCAACAGCTCTGGTCGGCCCTGGCGGTCGATGTCGCGGGCGCCGGCAATGGCTTGCCTCCCAGCCTCCGCGCGCAACTCTTCTACCTTTACGAGTTCACCAGCCACCAAAGCCGCCAGATCCTCGACGGCAAGGCCGGAGTGGATGCCCTGATCGACATCAACACCGCCGTCATGCGGGGGCTGAGGGGCGATGCCGGAGGGAGCAACGCGGGATGA